From Sinorhizobium sp. RAC02, a single genomic window includes:
- a CDS encoding aldehyde dehydrogenase family protein, which translates to MDHSVVQAHHFIAGKWVPSNGGKTFEARSPYDGQHLAVLAEGDRSDAQDAIKAAQAGHNALSRLSPWDRSRLCNRVADVIERRRDELALTLAREQGKPLATEAYGEVDAAATGFREAAELIKWLEGEFIPVETPGKRVISFRQARGVYAIVTPWNFPINIPVEYLAPCLAAGNAVVWVPAPTTSLCAVKLMECIAEAGIPDGAVNLVVGPGAIVGDEIVSNPGTHGIGFTGSPQTGNAIAKRGAGKPMLLELGGNGPVVVLDDADLDRAAQAAAFGSFFNAGQVCAATGRILVTEKNHDALAARIANIAAAIRLGDPLLAQTTMGPLNNQQVIAKVEEHVADGLARGADIHAGGKRGTGLLYEPTVLGRVDRQALLNTSETFGPVAPLVVCADDADLLDTANASSHGLAASVFTRDLSRAFAFGEKLRAGLVNVNSASCYWELHLPFGGASGKASGLGRLGGKHTLREVTDVKTITFDIS; encoded by the coding sequence ATGGATCACAGTGTAGTTCAGGCGCACCATTTCATAGCCGGCAAGTGGGTACCGTCAAACGGCGGCAAGACGTTCGAGGCGAGGTCGCCTTACGACGGCCAGCACCTGGCGGTGCTCGCCGAGGGCGACCGCAGCGACGCGCAAGATGCGATCAAGGCGGCGCAGGCTGGCCACAATGCGCTATCCAGGTTGTCGCCATGGGATCGCTCACGCCTCTGCAACCGCGTCGCCGACGTCATCGAGAGGCGTCGCGACGAACTGGCGCTCACACTTGCCCGCGAGCAAGGCAAGCCGCTGGCCACGGAGGCCTATGGTGAGGTCGATGCCGCCGCAACCGGTTTTCGGGAGGCTGCCGAGCTGATCAAGTGGCTCGAAGGTGAATTCATCCCCGTGGAGACGCCTGGCAAGAGGGTGATAAGTTTCCGCCAGGCGCGTGGTGTCTATGCCATCGTCACGCCGTGGAATTTTCCAATCAATATCCCCGTCGAGTATCTCGCCCCCTGCCTTGCGGCAGGCAACGCGGTCGTCTGGGTACCTGCGCCAACCACGTCGCTTTGTGCGGTCAAACTGATGGAATGCATTGCAGAAGCTGGCATTCCCGATGGCGCCGTCAATCTTGTCGTAGGGCCGGGCGCGATCGTCGGGGATGAGATCGTCTCCAATCCAGGCACGCATGGGATCGGCTTCACCGGCAGTCCGCAGACCGGAAACGCAATCGCGAAACGCGGTGCTGGAAAACCGATGCTGCTGGAGCTAGGCGGCAATGGACCGGTCGTCGTGCTGGATGACGCCGATCTGGATCGGGCAGCACAGGCTGCCGCGTTTGGCAGCTTCTTCAATGCCGGGCAGGTCTGTGCAGCGACGGGGCGAATACTCGTCACCGAGAAGAACCATGACGCTCTCGCAGCCCGCATCGCGAACATTGCCGCGGCCATCCGCCTTGGCGATCCGCTTCTTGCCCAGACGACAATGGGACCGCTGAACAATCAGCAGGTGATCGCCAAAGTCGAAGAGCACGTGGCGGACGGGTTAGCCCGCGGCGCAGACATCCATGCCGGCGGCAAGAGGGGCACGGGCCTGCTCTACGAACCCACAGTCCTCGGACGCGTCGATCGCCAAGCCCTACTAAATACTTCCGAGACGTTCGGGCCAGTGGCGCCTCTGGTGGTCTGCGCAGACGATGCCGACTTGCTCGATACGGCCAATGCGTCCTCGCATGGGCTAGCCGCCAGTGTATTCACCCGCGATCTGAGCCGCGCCTTCGCATTTGGCGAAAAGCTCCGGGCCGGTCTCGTCAACGTCAACAGCGCAAGCTGCTACTGGGAGCTGCACCTGCCGTTTGGCGGCGCCTCGGGCAAGGCAAGCGGCCTGGGCCGCCTTGGCGGCAAGCATACGTTGCGCGAAGTCACCGACGTCAAGACTATCACCTTCGACATCAGCTGA
- a CDS encoding fumarylacetoacetate hydrolase family protein, whose amino-acid sequence MRLCSFLHAGRAGYGVVTDDRVINISGVLGDRFPTLASLLAEDDFLGTCTQAIGHSSGLALADIQQQAPIPNPGKIICVGLNYHDHMVETRHAPTQHPTLFARFADSQCAHGEPMLMPSVSTQFDFEAELAVVIGRGGRNIQQDAALDHVAGYSCYNDGSVRDWQIHTSQFLPGKNFPATGAFGPYLVTADEIPDPQDLAISCRLNGDTVQAARTSQMIHSVAQLIAYISRITPFSPGDVIVTGTPGGVGFARVPPLFMKDGDVVEVEIERVGVLQNQIIGEAAGGANTRTQHALPA is encoded by the coding sequence ATGCGCCTTTGTAGTTTTCTCCATGCCGGCCGAGCCGGATACGGTGTCGTGACGGACGACCGCGTCATCAACATCAGCGGCGTCCTTGGCGATCGCTTCCCGACGCTTGCAAGCCTCCTCGCCGAGGATGACTTCCTCGGCACCTGCACCCAGGCGATCGGCCACAGCTCAGGGCTGGCGCTTGCCGATATCCAGCAGCAGGCGCCAATTCCCAATCCGGGAAAGATCATCTGCGTCGGGCTGAACTATCACGACCACATGGTCGAAACGCGCCACGCACCGACACAGCATCCGACCTTGTTTGCCCGCTTTGCCGACTCGCAGTGCGCGCATGGCGAGCCGATGCTGATGCCATCGGTTTCGACCCAGTTCGACTTCGAGGCGGAGCTTGCCGTCGTCATCGGCAGAGGCGGTCGCAATATCCAGCAGGATGCCGCGTTGGATCATGTCGCTGGCTACTCGTGCTACAATGACGGCTCGGTTCGTGACTGGCAGATCCATACGTCGCAGTTCCTTCCGGGAAAAAATTTCCCGGCGACCGGCGCATTCGGGCCGTACCTTGTCACTGCCGACGAGATCCCTGATCCGCAAGACCTGGCCATCAGCTGCCGTTTGAACGGGGACACCGTCCAGGCTGCTCGCACCAGCCAGATGATACATTCCGTAGCGCAGCTGATTGCTTACATCTCGCGTATTACGCCGTTTTCTCCCGGCGACGTGATCGTGACCGGCACGCCTGGCGGGGTGGGCTTCGCGCGCGTCCCTCCCCTCTTCATGAAAGATGGTGACGTCGTCGAGGTCGAAATCGAACGCGTCGGAGTGTTGCAGAACCAGATCATCGGTGAAGCGGCCGGAGGAGCGAACACCCGAACGCAACACGCGCTTCCGGCCTGA
- a CDS encoding GMC family oxidoreductase has protein sequence MSKRIEIGSYDYVIVGAGSAGCTLANRLSADQGKRVLLLEAGGSDNYHWIHIPVGYLYCMGNPRTDWGYRTMAEPGLNGRSLAYPRGKVMGGCSSINGMIYMRGQSADYDHWRQLGNPGWGWEDVLPLFRKSEDHHSLSGPFHGQGGELRVERQRLSWQILDAVREAAEELGVPKVNDFNAGTNFGSSYFEVNQKSGFRFNAVRAFIRPVQHRKNLTILTHAHAERIVFSGCRVSGLDLRLNGKPAHVAVQGELILSAGAIGTPKLLQLSGIGPAALLKRHGIEVIHNLPGVGENLQDHLQIRTAFKVSGAETLNERQASFTGKALIALEYVLKRSGPMSMAPSQLGIFMKSDACFETPNIEFHIQPLSLESFGQPLHSFPAITVSACNLRPESRGHVRIISAKPDDHPEITPNYLSTASDREVAASSITIARRLMETKRMAQFRPEEFKPGKHIQTPEDLAHAAGDIATTIFHPVGTARMGDDDAAVVDPKLRVHGIEGLRIADCSIMPTIVSGNTHAAAVMIAEKAAQLIL, from the coding sequence ATGAGCAAACGCATAGAAATTGGCAGCTACGATTATGTGATCGTTGGGGCTGGCTCGGCCGGTTGCACTCTTGCAAACCGGTTGAGCGCCGACCAGGGCAAGCGTGTGCTGCTCCTGGAGGCCGGCGGCTCGGACAACTACCACTGGATCCACATTCCGGTGGGCTACCTCTATTGCATGGGCAATCCGCGCACCGACTGGGGCTACCGTACAATGGCGGAGCCCGGCCTGAACGGACGGTCGCTGGCCTATCCGCGTGGCAAGGTAATGGGCGGCTGTTCGTCGATAAATGGCATGATCTACATGCGCGGTCAGTCCGCCGATTACGATCACTGGCGCCAGCTCGGCAATCCCGGCTGGGGCTGGGAGGATGTGCTACCGCTGTTCAGGAAATCGGAAGACCATCACAGTCTTTCCGGCCCCTTCCACGGCCAGGGCGGTGAGCTCAGGGTAGAACGCCAGCGCCTGAGTTGGCAGATACTCGACGCGGTGCGCGAAGCGGCGGAAGAGCTCGGTGTGCCCAAGGTCAACGACTTCAACGCTGGCACCAATTTCGGCTCGTCCTATTTCGAAGTGAACCAGAAATCAGGGTTCCGTTTCAATGCCGTGCGCGCGTTCATCAGGCCGGTGCAGCATCGTAAAAACTTGACGATACTCACCCACGCGCACGCCGAGCGCATCGTGTTTTCCGGGTGCCGGGTTTCGGGGCTCGACCTGCGTCTCAACGGCAAGCCGGCGCATGTGGCGGTGCAGGGCGAGTTGATCCTCTCCGCCGGGGCGATAGGCACGCCGAAGCTGCTGCAACTATCGGGCATAGGACCTGCCGCGCTTCTCAAACGCCACGGCATAGAGGTGATACATAACCTTCCCGGCGTGGGCGAAAACCTGCAGGACCATCTGCAAATCAGGACCGCCTTCAAGGTATCGGGAGCAGAAACGCTAAACGAGCGCCAGGCAAGCTTCACAGGCAAAGCTCTGATTGCGCTTGAATATGTCCTCAAACGCTCCGGGCCTATGTCGATGGCGCCAAGCCAACTCGGTATCTTTATGAAGTCGGACGCGTGCTTCGAGACACCCAACATCGAATTCCATATTCAGCCACTCTCCTTGGAATCTTTCGGCCAACCGCTGCACAGCTTTCCGGCCATTACCGTTTCGGCGTGCAATCTCAGGCCGGAATCGCGCGGGCATGTGCGCATCATCTCAGCCAAGCCCGACGATCATCCGGAAATCACGCCCAACTACCTCTCCACCGCGAGCGACCGTGAAGTCGCGGCCTCTTCCATAACCATCGCCCGCCGGTTGATGGAAACCAAACGGATGGCCCAGTTCCGCCCCGAGGAATTTAAGCCGGGTAAGCATATCCAGACGCCCGAAGACCTCGCGCATGCCGCAGGCGATATCGCCACGACTATTTTCCATCCGGTCGGCACTGCGCGGATGGGCGATGACGACGCGGCGGTGGTCGATCCGAAGTTGCGCGTACACGGCATCGAGGGACTGCGTATCGCTGATTGCTCAATCATGCCGACAATCGTCTCAGGGAACACCCACGCAGCTGCGGTCATGATCGCCGAAAAGGCAGCCCAGTTAATCCTCTGA